The following nucleotide sequence is from Peribacillus sp. ACCC06369.
CAATATGTTGTCGATTATTCCCTTGCTTCATCCATGGGCATGTTGAATCTCAAAAACTTGGATTGGGATGAGGAAGCCTTAAGAATTGCTGGAATAACGCGTGGTCAATTATCTGAACTCGTACCAACAACAAAGATCTTTAACAACTGTGACCCGGATTTAGCCAAACAGATTGGGATTGATCCACAAACCTCTTTTGTTATTGGGGCAAGTGATGGTGTCCTTTCAAATCTAGGTGTAAACGCTATCCGTAAAGGGGAAATTGCTGTCACGATTGGGACAAGCGGTGCGATTCGGACGATTATTGACGAGCCGAAAACAGACGAAAAGGGAAGAATCTTTTGCTATGCCTTAACGGAAAAGCATTGGGTGATTGGCGGGCCGGTAAACAATGGCGGGATGGTCCTTCGCTGGATTCGCGATGAATTTGCTTCTTCCGAGGTAGAAACAGCTAAAAGGCTCGGAATCGACGCTTATGAAGTCTTAACCAAGATTGCCGAACGTGTAAGACCAGGCGCTGACGGATTGTTATTCCATCCATATCTTGCAGGTGAACGTGCACCATTATGGAATCCGGACGTACGGGGTTCATTTTTCGGATTAACACTGTCACATAAGAAAGAACATATGATTCGAGCGGCTCTAGAAGGAGTCATTTACAATTTATATACAGTATTTTTAGCCTTAACAGAATGTATGGACGGTCCCGTGACCCGAATTCAAGCTACGGGAGGCTTCGCAAGGTCGGCTGTTTGGCGGCAAATGATGTCCGATATCTTCGAATCGGAAGTCGTGGTTCCGGAAAGCTACGAAAGTTCGTGCCTGGGTGCTTGTATATTGGGGTTATATGCCACTGGGGAAATTGAGTCCTTCGAAGTAGTTTCTGAAATGATAGGCAATACCCACAAGCACACACCGAAAGATGATTCTGTAAAAGAATATAGGCAACTACTGCCGATTTTTATTAACCTATCAAGGGTATTGGAAAATGAATATACACAGATTGCGAATTATCAAAGAAACTTAATAAATGCTGCAAAGTAAAGACATGGAGGAATTACAATGCCATTAGTTATTGTCGCTTTAGGAATTGTCGCTTTATTAATTTTAATAATGGGCTTAAAATTAAACACCTTTATTTCCTTGATCATTGTTTCGTTTGGAGTGGCTTTAGCACTTGGGATGCCACTTGATGGAATTGTCAAAACCATTGAGGCTGGATTAGGCGGAACACTTGGTCACTTAGCGTTAATCTTTGGACTTGGAGCGATGTTGGGTAAGTTAATCGCAGATTCAGGCGGCGCGCAGCGCATTGCCATGACCCTTGTTAAAAAATTTGGTGAAAAGAATATTCAATGGGCAGTCGTAGCAGCATCATTTATTATCGGTGTCGCATTATTTTTTGAAGTGGGATTAGTATTATTAATTCCAATCGTATTTGCCATTTCAAGAGAATTAAAAGTTTCGATATTGTATCTTGGTATTCCAATGGTAGCATCATTATCCGTAACACACGGTTTCTTACCGCCACACCCAGGACCAACCGTTATCGCTGGTGAATATGGTGCAGACCTTGGTCAGGTTTTACTTTACGGCTTCATTATTGCAGTTCCAACAGTTATTTTAGCTGGACCAGTATTTACGAAGATAGCTAAAAGATTAGTACCTGCATCATTTACGAAAACAGGCAGCATTGCCTCTTTAGGAGAACAAAAATCTTTTAAACTTGAAGACACACCTGGATTTGGGATTAGTGTATTTACCGCTTTACTTCCGGTTATATTAATGTCAATTGCTACGATTATCACTTTGATGCAAAAAACAATCGGATTTGAAGATAATGGTTTACTAGCGGCTATCCGTTTTATCGGCGAAGCCGGTACTTCCATGTTGCTTTCCTTATTATTTGCGGTCTATTCAATGGGATTAGCAAGAAAGATTCCAATGAAGGATATTATGGAATCTTGTACATCTGCAATCTTGCATATCGGAATGATGCTCTTAATCATAGGGGGGGGCGGTGCCTTCAAGCAAGTATTGATCGACGGCGGTGTAGGTGACTATGTAGCTGAATTATTCAAAGGAACATCATTATCACCAATCTTGCTTGCCTGGATCATCGCGGCAATCCTGCGTATTTCCTTAGGATCTGCTACCGTTGCTGCCTTAACGACAGCTGGTTTAGTTATTCCAATGTTAGGTCAGTCGGACGTTAACCTTGCTCTAGTTGTACTTGCTACAGGAGCGGGAAGTTTAATCGCTTCACACGTTAACGATGCTGGTTTCTGGATGTTTAAAGAGTATTTTGGTTTAAGCATGAAAGAAACATTTGCAACATGGACCTTGCTTGAGACGATTATTTCAGTAGCTGGATTAGGATTTATTCTATTACTAAGCTTATTTGTATAAGCTTTTCCCGGCAGTAAATCCCTCACTTATGGCAGGGATTTACTGCCTATTATTCTTACATAAAAGGAGCAGAAATAAATGTTCAATACAATTGGTGTCATTGGTTTAGGGGTAATGGGCAGTAATATCGCTTTAAATATGGCTAGTAAAGGTGAACGAGTAGCTGTCTATAACTACACAAGAGATTTAACGGATCAGCTTGTTGCTAACTTGGACAGTCAGTCGCTCCATCCGTATTACGAAATCCAAGACTTTGTTCAGTCACTGGAAACTCCAAGAAAGATTTTTCTAATGGTGACGGCGGGTAAGGCGATAGACTCGGTGATCAATTCATTACTTCCACATCTTGAATCAGGCGATATTATCATGGACGGGGGCAACTCCCATTACGAAGATACTGAACGCAGATATGATGAATTGAAATCTAAAGGAATCAGTTACTTAGGCATCGGTATTTCTGGTGGAGAAGTCGGAGCGTTAAAAGGACCTTCAATCATGCCAGGTGGAGATAAAGATGCCTATGAAAAAGTAGCTCCGATTCTGACAAAAATCGCAGCCAAAGTAAATGATGACCCTTGCTGTACCTATATCGGCCCAAAAGGAGCGGGTCATTTTGTGAAAATGGTCCATAACGGGATTGAGTATGCAGATATGCAATTAATCGCCGAAGCCTATACGTTTTTAAGAGAAAAGTTACATTTGGAAGTTAATGAAATAGCTGACATCTTTGAAACATGGAATCAAGGCGAACTGAAAAGTTATTTAATTGAAATCACAGCCGAAATTTTAAGGAAAAAAGATGAAGTAACGGGTTCACCCTTGATCGATGTGATTCTTGATAAAGCAGGACAAAAAGGCACAGGTAAATGGACCAGCATGCAAGCTATTGATAACGGAATCCCGGCATCGATTATTACAGAGTCTTTGTTTGCTCGTTACATTTCTGCTTTAAAAGAGGAAAGGGTCAATGCAGAAAATATTCTAACTGGCCCTGAGAACGATCAGCAAAAATTAGATAAAAATGAGTGGATTGACTATATTAGAAAAGCATTATATATGGGAAAAGTTTGTGCGTACGCGCAAGGTTTTACTCAATATAAGATGACTTCTGAACTTTACGGCTGGAATTTGCCTTTAAAGGATATTGCGCTGATTTTCCGTGGTGGTTGCATCATTCGTGCAGAATTTTTAAATGTCATTAGCGAAGCCTATCAAGAGCAGCCGAATCTGGCCAATTTATTAATCTCACCATATTTTGCTGAAAAGGTTACAGGTTACCAGGTAGGATTGCGAAAGGTTGTCTGTGAGGGAATAAATTCTGGTATCTCGTTTCCATGTTTAGGCGCTTCCCTCACTTATTACGATAGTTATCGAACAGGCATCTCTAATGCAAACCTTTTGCAAGCACAACGTGATTATTTTGGTGCACATACCTATGAACGACGTGATATAGCAGGATCCTTTCACACAAACTGGCAGTGATAAAAAGAAACAGTCATTTACAATAATCGTTCATGAATTTGAGACAGGTACCTTACTTCAAAAAGAGAGCTGCTTTTGAAGTGAACCCAAAAAGTTTGACACTTTATTTACTTAGGCAGCCTTGAGGGCATGAACCCGGTAATCTACCGGGCTCATGCCTTTTAATTTTACCTTGATTCGTTGATGATTGTAGTAATGGATATAATCTCCTAGTTCTTGTTTGAAATGCTCCATGCTTTCAAATTCTTGAAGATAGAGTAATTCGGATTTTAATAAGCCAAAGAAGTTTTCAATGACCGCATTATCGAGACAATTTCCTTTGCGGGACATGCTTTGTGTAATGTTATGTTTTTTCAAATCATGCGAGATTGTTTCATCTGATAATGCCAGCCCTGATCTGAATGGAGAATGGGTGAATCTTTCATTCCAAGCGATCAAAGGCTTTATCCAGCATTTTGGAAACGAGCGGATAAACAGGCCGAGATTCGATATTATAGGCGATGATTTCTCCATTAAACAGGTCAAGAATGGCTGATAAGTATAGTTTCTCCCCAGCTAGATGGAATTCCGTGACATCTGCCACCCATTTTTCAATGGACCTTGCCGCCTTGAAATCACGTGCTAGAATGTTGGGCGCAATCTTACCGATGTTCCCTTTGTACGAACGGTATTTCTTCATGCGAATCAATGACTTTAATCCTAGTTCATTCATCAATCGGAGAACTGTTTTATGATTGATGCGAGCACCTCGGTTACGTAATTCTAGGGTAATACGCCGATACCCATAACGCCCTTTATGCGTATGGAAAATCTCTTTGATAAGGGATTTAATTTCTGTGTATTTATCCTCACGCCCGAAGGCGTTTACCCAATAATAGTCGTACTCCGTGCCATTTTAGAAATGGATAGAAGCAGTTTTAAATCAAATTGTTTCCTTAGTTCATGGACTACTTTCGCTTTTTCTTTCTTTGTAAGGCTTCCTTTTCTTGAACTAAGGCATTCAACTTTTTTAGATAGGCATTCTCTGCACGTAAGTATTCTAATTCGGCAAGAAGTGCTTCTTGAGAGCCATTAGCTTGCGATTTTTTATTAGTTTCTTTTTTCATGGATAGACGCCCCTTTTTCATTGGTTTTAGGGCGTCTATACCTCCTTCCTTAAACTGATTTACCCAATTCAAAAGTGTAGAATCGGAAGGAAGGTTATAGTGTACAGCGGTCTCGTTGATCGATGCCCCATATTCGTTCATATATTTAAGTACCTCTAGTTTAAAGGGCAGAGTGTAATTTGTATAGGATGGAACAAGTCCTTCCATCCCATGTTTTAGATAGCGAGAGACCCATCTTTTCAGAGGGGATAAACCTACATTTCTTTCTTGAGCAATGGATTTATCGATTTTTTCCCTTCTAAGTACTCTAAAACTGCATTTGATTTTTCGTCTATCGTATATTTAGTCAAAAAAATACACCTCCAATTGTTAGATGTTGTCTAAGAATTGGGGTGCAGTTCATCTATCTAATTTTAAAACAAATTTGATTGGAGCGGGTGTACGAGACTCCTACGGAAAAAGCGTGTCCAGGGGAGACCCCGCAGGCGCAAGGGCGCCGAGGGCGGACCTCCCGCAGAAGGCGAGTTTCTTGAGAGTAGATCAACGTTCAAATTGTACAAGCTT
It contains:
- the gntK gene encoding gluconokinase; translation: MTSYMLGVDIGTTSTKAVLFTKKGDVIQQENVGYPLYTPDMTTAEQDPEEIFQAVLKAFSNITKQHPDKKISFISFSSAMHSVIAMDENDQPLTRCITWADNRSEAWAHKIKDELDGHEVYKRTGTPIHPMSPLSKITWIVNDHPEIATNVKKYIGIKEYIFKKFFDQYVVDYSLASSMGMLNLKNLDWDEEALRIAGITRGQLSELVPTTKIFNNCDPDLAKQIGIDPQTSFVIGASDGVLSNLGVNAIRKGEIAVTIGTSGAIRTIIDEPKTDEKGRIFCYALTEKHWVIGGPVNNGGMVLRWIRDEFASSEVETAKRLGIDAYEVLTKIAERVRPGADGLLFHPYLAGERAPLWNPDVRGSFFGLTLSHKKEHMIRAALEGVIYNLYTVFLALTECMDGPVTRIQATGGFARSAVWRQMMSDIFESEVVVPESYESSCLGACILGLYATGEIESFEVVSEMIGNTHKHTPKDDSVKEYRQLLPIFINLSRVLENEYTQIANYQRNLINAAK
- a CDS encoding GntP family permease yields the protein MPLVIVALGIVALLILIMGLKLNTFISLIIVSFGVALALGMPLDGIVKTIEAGLGGTLGHLALIFGLGAMLGKLIADSGGAQRIAMTLVKKFGEKNIQWAVVAASFIIGVALFFEVGLVLLIPIVFAISRELKVSILYLGIPMVASLSVTHGFLPPHPGPTVIAGEYGADLGQVLLYGFIIAVPTVILAGPVFTKIAKRLVPASFTKTGSIASLGEQKSFKLEDTPGFGISVFTALLPVILMSIATIITLMQKTIGFEDNGLLAAIRFIGEAGTSMLLSLLFAVYSMGLARKIPMKDIMESCTSAILHIGMMLLIIGGGGAFKQVLIDGGVGDYVAELFKGTSLSPILLAWIIAAILRISLGSATVAALTTAGLVIPMLGQSDVNLALVVLATGAGSLIASHVNDAGFWMFKEYFGLSMKETFATWTLLETIISVAGLGFILLLSLFV
- the gnd gene encoding decarboxylating NADP(+)-dependent phosphogluconate dehydrogenase, producing the protein MFNTIGVIGLGVMGSNIALNMASKGERVAVYNYTRDLTDQLVANLDSQSLHPYYEIQDFVQSLETPRKIFLMVTAGKAIDSVINSLLPHLESGDIIMDGGNSHYEDTERRYDELKSKGISYLGIGISGGEVGALKGPSIMPGGDKDAYEKVAPILTKIAAKVNDDPCCTYIGPKGAGHFVKMVHNGIEYADMQLIAEAYTFLREKLHLEVNEIADIFETWNQGELKSYLIEITAEILRKKDEVTGSPLIDVILDKAGQKGTGKWTSMQAIDNGIPASIITESLFARYISALKEERVNAENILTGPENDQQKLDKNEWIDYIRKALYMGKVCAYAQGFTQYKMTSELYGWNLPLKDIALIFRGGCIIRAEFLNVISEAYQEQPNLANLLISPYFAEKVTGYQVGLRKVVCEGINSGISFPCLGASLTYYDSYRTGISNANLLQAQRDYFGAHTYERRDIAGSFHTNWQ